Proteins encoded within one genomic window of Felis catus isolate Fca126 chromosome C1, F.catus_Fca126_mat1.0, whole genome shotgun sequence:
- the STK16 gene encoding serine/threonine-protein kinase 16 isoform X1, whose protein sequence is MGHALCVCSRGTVIIDNKRYLFIQKLGEGGFSYVDLVEGLHDGHFYALKRILCHEQQDREEAQREADMHRLFHHPNILRLVAYCLRERGTKHEAWLLLPFFKRGTLWNEIERLKDKGNFLTEDQILQLLLGICRGLEAIHARGYAHRDLKPTNILLGDEGQPVLMDLGSMNQACIHVEGSRQALALQDWAAQRCTISYRAPELFSVQSHCVIDERTDVWSLGCVLYAMMFGEGPYDMVFQKGDSVALAVQNQLSIPHSPRHSSALRQLLASMMTVDPQQRPPIHLLLSQLEALQPPALGQHTTQI, encoded by the exons ATGGGCCACGCGCTGTGTGTCTGCTCTCGGGGAACTGTCATCATTGACAATAAGCGCTACCTCTTCATCCAgaaactgggggaggg TGGGTTCAGCTATGTGGACCTAGTGGAGGGGTTACATGATGGACACTTCTACGCCCTGAAGCGGATCCTGTGTCACGAGCAGCAGGATCGGGAGGAGGCCCAACGAGAAGCAGACATGCATCGCCTCTTCCATCACCCCAACATCCTTCGCCTTGTGGCTTATTGTCTGAGAGAGCGGGGCACCAAACATGAAGCCTGGCTGCTGCTACCCTTCTTCAAG AGGGGTACGCTGTGGAATGAGATAGAAAGGCTGAAGGACAAAGGCAACTTCTTGACTGAAGATCAAATCCTTCAGCTGCTGCTCGGTATCTGCAGAGGCCTTGAGGCCATTCATGCCAGAGGTTATGCCCACAG GGACCTGAAGCCTACCAATATCTTGCTTGGAGATGAGGGGCAACCGGTTTTAATGGACTTGGGCTCCATGAATCAAGCTTGCATCCATGTGGAGGGCTCCCGCCAGGCTCTGGCCCTGCAG GACTGGGCAGCCCAGAGATGCACCATCTCCTACCGGGCCCCGGAGCTCTTCTCTGTGCAGAGCCACTGTGTCATCGATGAGCGGACCGATGTCTGG TCCCTAGGCTGTGTGCTATATGCCATGATGTTTGGGGAGGGCCCGTATGACATGGTGTTCCAGAAGGGTGACAGTGTGGCCCTTGCCGTGCAGAACCAACTAAGCATCCCGCACAGTCCCAG GCATTCTTCAGCACTGCGGCAGCTCTTGGCCTCCATGATGACTGTAGACCCCCAGCAGCGTCCTCCCATTCATCTCCTTCTCAGTCAGCTGGAGGCACTGCAACCCCCGGCTTTGGGCCAGCACACCACCCAAATCTGA
- the STK16 gene encoding serine/threonine-protein kinase 16 isoform X2 produces MGHALCVCSRGTVIIDNKRYLFIQKLGEGGFSYVDLVEGLHDGHFYALKRILCHEQQDREEAQREADMHRLFHHPNILRLVAYCLRERGTKHEAWLLLPFFKRGTLWNEIERLKDKGNFLTEDQILQLLLGICRGLEAIHARGYAHRDLKPTNILLGDEGQPVLMDLGSMNQACIHVEGSRQALALQSLGCVLYAMMFGEGPYDMVFQKGDSVALAVQNQLSIPHSPRHSSALRQLLASMMTVDPQQRPPIHLLLSQLEALQPPALGQHTTQI; encoded by the exons ATGGGCCACGCGCTGTGTGTCTGCTCTCGGGGAACTGTCATCATTGACAATAAGCGCTACCTCTTCATCCAgaaactgggggaggg TGGGTTCAGCTATGTGGACCTAGTGGAGGGGTTACATGATGGACACTTCTACGCCCTGAAGCGGATCCTGTGTCACGAGCAGCAGGATCGGGAGGAGGCCCAACGAGAAGCAGACATGCATCGCCTCTTCCATCACCCCAACATCCTTCGCCTTGTGGCTTATTGTCTGAGAGAGCGGGGCACCAAACATGAAGCCTGGCTGCTGCTACCCTTCTTCAAG AGGGGTACGCTGTGGAATGAGATAGAAAGGCTGAAGGACAAAGGCAACTTCTTGACTGAAGATCAAATCCTTCAGCTGCTGCTCGGTATCTGCAGAGGCCTTGAGGCCATTCATGCCAGAGGTTATGCCCACAG GGACCTGAAGCCTACCAATATCTTGCTTGGAGATGAGGGGCAACCGGTTTTAATGGACTTGGGCTCCATGAATCAAGCTTGCATCCATGTGGAGGGCTCCCGCCAGGCTCTGGCCCTGCAG TCCCTAGGCTGTGTGCTATATGCCATGATGTTTGGGGAGGGCCCGTATGACATGGTGTTCCAGAAGGGTGACAGTGTGGCCCTTGCCGTGCAGAACCAACTAAGCATCCCGCACAGTCCCAG GCATTCTTCAGCACTGCGGCAGCTCTTGGCCTCCATGATGACTGTAGACCCCCAGCAGCGTCCTCCCATTCATCTCCTTCTCAGTCAGCTGGAGGCACTGCAACCCCCGGCTTTGGGCCAGCACACCACCCAAATCTGA